GTTCCACTGCACTGGCCTACAGGTTGTGGCGCGCTATCTTCCACTTTATAATTCGCATGCAATCAGTTGCCCGAACGAGACGGGCTGAGCCTGAGCGGCTGGCCCATCAACAGGAGCACCTGGGAGCACGCTGGAGGCTAGTCTGGATAGGGTGGCAGGCTATTGCTAGTGGATGGATCGTTTGATTTTCTAAAGTTCAAACGTGATTTCCTCTCAAATGGTGCATccaattttaattttatttgaaCCACTGCATTCTTCAGAATTATTCTAATAAAATGAGGTCCACTATGGtcatatttttttctatttttattgtTTTAAAATGTCaacatttttaaatatattGGTTCAATATTTTAGATATACTATTGCAACATTGCCATATAAATGTTGAACTAGTTGATTCAAAAAGTTGAATCAGATTTGAAGAAATGTTGAATACAGTGTCTCAAAATGTTGAACATAATAGATCAACATAACTCATTTTTTTGCAGGTAGTCCAACATAACTCATGTTAAGTAAATTATAAGGACATATAATGAGAAGGAAAAAATTACCATAAGTTCATGACATGTGTTGATGGGCTCATGGTCGCACTGTACAAATTTATTAGCTCCAGTAGGACCATCTGCTGTCTCTGCTAGTGCGTTGTTCTCCATTGGCCATTAGGGCCTTAGCACTTCGCTAGTAAGCAGCAACATATAACAAATCAGGCATGCCTGTTTTTGTTCTGTGGAGGTTCGTGGGCTGCTATGGGCCTATCAGATATATTAGCTGGACTGCTACTGGATCTAAGATGGATAgcctatctatctatctaccaTAAATTATCTAGACGTCTCTTCTCGTCTCTTCTCTAGCTACTGTTGAGAACAGGTGACTGGGAGGCGAATCGCAGCCGGCGCCGATTTCTTCTGTTCCCTTTCCACTCCGGTGGCCGGATCGGCGCCGGAGAGGATGGGGAACGGGGTGTGAGGCTGCCGTTGTATATATTCCTATTTAGTATAGGTAGCTGGAGTTCTCGTAGTGCTCGCAAGACGGAGGCAGGGCTGCAGTGGTCGAATAAGATCCGTCGGCATCCTCTTCGTCTCGCTGGTGAGTCGTACAAGGCTAGTGACGGGCCGGTGTGGTGTGTGCCCCGTGGATCTGGAGCTTCAGATTCTTGTGGGTATTTTGGTGCCTCCTTTGTCTTTGTCGGTGTTGGTCTTTCCGACGATGACCTTTGGAGGTTAGCTTCTCCCTTCCTTGTCTCCGTCGCCGCTGCACAGAGATCTGGAAGGTACGTGTACCAACTCGATGAGCTATCAGGTTGGGTTTTCGATCCCACTTTTTTTGGTGGTTCTGCTCCCCTTCTGGGTTTGTCACCGTCTGGTGACTTGGGGAATCTGATCCTTGAGGCGTCTGATTCCTTGATGTCCGACGATGAGATGGCCGACGGCCATCGCTTCTAGCCGGGTGGTTCAGCGTACATAGAGCACGTCGAAGTCAGCGTGCAGCACAAGACGGCAAAAAAAACCTGTTCTTCGCCGGAGaggtggtcggcttcaagcagTGTGCTCCGGCTGCCGGCGGTGAGGAAGACCGGGAGGAGTTTACAAGGACCGAGTTGTaatctttttttctttgaagggtgtttttgtaaaatttggGCTGTAACCCCAAACAGTTTTATGTGAAATATAAATccggtttctcaaaaaaaatctatctACCAGAACATAGATAGGAGCTCCCGCCTCGTCCCGTCGTCCGTCCTCCCCTCCCCACGACTCCACGGCACGTCAGCAGCCGCACCGCCAACAAACCAACCAATCCTCTCCGTCTCCCATTCGGCCACATCCCCGGAACTCCACAAAAATCTCCACTCCCACCCGcgcggaggaggcagcagccgccggcgcccgcgcggcGCCACTGCCCCCACCCAAactcctcgcctcgcctcgcctcgaccgcccccgcgccgcgccccccAAAAATCTCCACCCCCTACCCGCGCCGAGCAGCGGAAACAAGccacacccgccgccgcccatcccgAAACGCGCGGGCCCCCATGGCATCCGCCGTttcgctcctcctcctctcgtcCCCGCGCCCGCtccgcggcgccggcctcctccgcgtcccccgccgcggcgccctccTGCCGCTACCGGGCCCCGCCCaggcggccccgccgccgcgcgcctccaaCAACAACGACAACAGCGGGGCCGTGGAGGCGCCGGACCGCCTCGTCGCCGCGGTCGCCTACCTCTACCCGTTCCTCGACGGCGCGCACCACGGCCGCTTCCTGCTCGCCCAGTTCCCCGTCTTCAGCGCGCTGCTCCGCCCGCTGGCCCCCGCGGCGCGCCTCTTCCACTCCTCGCCGCTCAcgcccttcctcctcttcctcacgCTCTACTTCGCCGTCGTGCGGAACCAgcaggccttctcccgcttcgtCCGCTTCAACGCCATGCAGGCCGTCGCGCTCGACGTGCTGCTCATCTTCCCGGACCTGCTCGCGCAGTCCTTCGCGCCGTCCGGCGGGGTCGGCTTCGAGATCTTCCAGAGCATGGAGAGCACGGTGTTCCTCTTCCTGCTCGTATGCTTGCTGTACGGCGGGGGCGCCTGCCTGCTCGGCAAGACGCCACGGTTGCCCATCGTCGCTGATGCGGCAGAGCGCCAGGTGATGTGACTACACGGTTCCCTTGAATCATGCTGGTGGAAAGGGAAAGGGGGATCTGTGATTCACAGTAGCATCTCGATTTCTCAACGATTCACCGGTGCTTGCTGTAAATCACAAGCTTAGTATAGTTTACATTATTGTCCATAGCTCTAGCTACCAATTTAATGGATGAATTGTGGGAGGTTGATACAGTGATGTTGCAACCTAGTGTACTCCCATCTTTATGGAATTGACAAATTTTGAGAGGGAGCAGTACATATACACTGTTTTACAATCTGAATTGCATTTACAAATGAGGATTGGATGAAGCAGTAGGTTTCTGACTACTCTCCCTAAGCAGTTCCTCTGCATCCGAATGGAAGCCTAGGTCATTAAACGTGTTTGcaatatataaataaaagaaTTGCATCAATTGTGGTTTGCTTCTGTTCCTGATCTGGACTATAGACAATGTTTGATGTGACTACAGTTCCCTTGAGTCATGCTGAACTGCTGATAAAAGGGAAATGAGATACGTGATTCACTTCACAGTAATCTCAATTTCACAAGCTTGCTGCAAATCACAAGCTTAGCATAGTTTACATTGTCCATATCTCTAGCTATCAATATAATGGATGAATTGTGGAAGGTTGACACAGTGACGTTGCAACCTAGTGCACCACCATATTTGTTGACAAATTTTGAGAGATTAATACATATACACTTTTTTACAATCTGAATTGCATTTACAAATGAGGAATGAATGAATCGGGAAGGCTTCTGACTACCCTCCCTAAGCAGCTTCCTCTACATTCGAATGGAAGCCTAGGTCAGTAAATGTGATTGCAATATAAGTAAAAGAATTGCATCAATTGTGGTTTGCTTGTGTTCAGTCCTGTTCTGGACTTGGGGATATTTGACTTTTCTAGTTTGAGGTAGAGATCTGGCTTCTGTCAGCACCGAAGCTTCTTGGTCAGATGGATTGTTTCTTCACATTCATTGTCCTGTCAAGTAAGGGTGAAGAGAAGTGGTAAAGAAATGACCGATTGTCTGATTAACCCGTGATGTAGGGACTCTGTAAACATTAACGTGCTGATGTACTTTCATGAGTTGTTATTACCTTCAAATTGCCATGAGTATTACTAGGTTCTGTTGCTCTTTTGTCCATATTGATCTCAACTGATATACTAGCTTGAGATGGGTCTACTCCCGAACTTTTTA
This window of the Panicum virgatum strain AP13 chromosome 1K, P.virgatum_v5, whole genome shotgun sequence genome carries:
- the LOC120640447 gene encoding protein TIC 20-v, chloroplastic-like; translation: MASAVSLLLLSSPRPLRGAGLLRVPRRGALLPLPGPAQAAPPPRASNNNDNSGAVEAPDRLVAAVAYLYPFLDGAHHGRFLLAQFPVFSALLRPLAPAARLFHSSPLTPFLLFLTLYFAVVRNQQAFSRFVRFNAMQAVALDVLLIFPDLLAQSFAPSGGVGFEIFQSMESTVFLFLLVCLLYGGGACLLGKTPRLPIVADAAERQVM